DNA sequence from the Ammoniphilus oxalaticus genome:
CGAATTGTTCACAACAGAGGATGAGGCGGGAATGGAAGTTTTACGTCACTCCACAGCTCATCTGATGGCTCAAGCGATTCAACGACTGTGGCCTGATGTGAAATTGGCGATCGGACCGGTCATTCAAGATGGTTTTTATTATGATATGGCGGGACGTACGTTTTCCTCAGATGAGTTTGAACAGATTGAGCAAGAGATGGCTAAGATCGTTAAGGAAAATGTGAAGATTGAGCGTCAAGAAATTAGTCGGGATGAAGCGCTTGCTTTTTTTAAAGAGCGCGACGATAAATATAAAGTTGAAATTATTGAAGATCTACCAGATGAAGAGACGTTAACCCTTTATACACAAGGCGAATTTACGGATCTTTGCCGTGGACCGCACGTTCCTTCCACAGGGTATTTGAAAGTGTTTAAATTAATGTCTTTATCCGCCGCTTATTGGCGTGGGGACGCTAAGAATGATTCGTTAACGCGAATCTATGGAACCGCTTGGACGAAAAAGAAAGACCTGAATGATTATTTGGAGCGACTTGAAGAAGCGCGCCGTCGCGATCACCGTCGCATCGGACGTGAGATGAAAATTTTTGCGAATGCGCCAGAAGTGGGCGCTGGTTTTCCGCTTTGGTTGCCAAACGGGGCAAAAATCCGCAGAACGTTGGAGCGCTACATTGTTGATTTAGAAGAGAGCTTAGGCTATCACCATGTTTATACGCCTGTTTTAGCCAACGCCGATTTGTATCGGATTTCGGGACATTGGGATCATTATCAGGAAGACATGTTCCCGCCAATGGAGTTGGACAATGAACAGTTTGTGCTGCGACCAATGAACTGCCCGCATCATATGATGGTTTATAAACAAGACAAACACAGTTACCGCGATCTGCCGATTCGAATTGCCGAATTAGGAATGATGCACCGATATGAAGCGTCTGGGGCCGTGTCTGGGTTGCAACGGGTGCGAGCGATGACGTTAAATGACGCGCACATATTCTGTCGTCCAGATCAAATCCAAGAGGAATTTAGCCGCGCGGTTGAATTGATCGAACGGGCCTATAAAGATTTGAATATTACCGATTATTGGTTCCGATTATCGTATCGCGATCCAGAAGATAAAGAGAAATATGTGCAAAATGACGAGCTATGGGAACTGGCTCAAAAAATGTTGAAAGACGCGATGGATACGATGGGGTTACCGTATAAGGAAGTGGAAGGAGAAGCAGCTTTCTACGGTCCGAAATTGGACGTGCAGGTGAAGACAGCGATCGGTCATGATGAAACACTATCGACGGTTCAACTGGATTTCTTATTGCCAGAACGGTTTGAGCTCGAGTATATTGGCGAAGATGACCGCCCGCATCGTCCTGTTGTTATTCACCGTGGAATTTTATCAACGATGGAACGGTTAACCGCCTACTTAATTGAAGTGTATGAAGGGCGCTTCCCGGTTTGGTTGGCGCCGGCGCAAGTGAAAGTGTTGACGATCACGAGCGATGTTGATGCGTATGCCGCGGAAGTCGTTCAACAGTTAAAGCGTGTCGGGATTCGCGTTGAATTGGATGATCGGAATGAAAAAATTGGTTACAAGATTCGCCAAGCTCAGCTAGAAAAAGTTCCGTATATGGCCGTGATTGGTCGAGCGGAAGCGGAGAATGGTCAAGTTGCCGTTCGTAAGCGGGGCGAAGGGGATCAAGGAGCGTTAGCCACGCAGGATTTTGTGAATCAGGTTCTCGATGCTATCGACTCCAAACAGTAAAAAGCGCCATTTGGCGCTTTTTTTACTAGCAGCTTAGGAAAGCAGTCACTGAGTAGCGTCATCTTTTTCTTAGGGATTGGATTGTGGATTGAAGCATGTTTTACGCCTGATTTTGAGTTGAGTTGTAACATTTTTAGCGGGGAGGTTCCGATCGATTGGAACATTTAGATACAAAAAGGAAGATTGCGATCATGCTCTCCGTCATGTCTGTGATGCTGTTTGCCGCATTAAACATGACGATTGTCGGAACGTCTTTGCCTAAGATTATTGCGGACATCGGTGGAATGGAGTACTTTAACTGGGTTTTTATGATTTATATGCTGACCTCGAGCATTACCGCAATTCTAGTCGGAAAATTATCTGATATCTATGGCAGGAAAGTGTTCATCTTGATTGGAATCTGGGTTTTTATTGTGGGTCAGTTGTTATGCGGTTTCTCCACGTCAATCTTTCAACTAATTTTGTTTCGGGGACTGGCGGGATTCGGCGGGGGGATGATTATGTCCACTTCCTTTGCAACGGTAGGTGATTTGTTTTCCGCTCGAGAACGAGGACGTTGGCAAGGTTTTATGGGGAGTGTGTTTGGCTTGTCTAGCTTGTTTGGACCGACTCTTGGCGGATATATCGTCGATAACATGGATTGGTCCTGGGTGTTTTGGATTTTTCTCCCGGTGGGTTTGATTGCCTTTATTTTAATCTTCAAGCTGTATCCGAAAGCGGACAAAAAAGCGAAGGAAAAAATCGATTATTTCGGTTCAATCTTGTTGTCGATCTTAATCTTAAGTTTGTTGCTCGGCTTTAGCTGGGCGGGGACGGTCTACGCGTGGACTTCATGGCCGATTATTGGTTTGTTTAGCCTCACACTAATCTGCTTAGGCGGGTTTATTTATGTTCAAAATAAAGTGGAGAGCCCGGTTGTGCCGCTGCATTTGTTCAAAAATAGTGTAGTGTCCGTCTCTAACGTTGTCTTGTTTTTGTCTGGGATGGGAATGTTTGGGTTGATCATGTTTGTGCCATTTTATGTGCAGGGTGTGCTCGGTAAATCAGCGACGACATCGGGTTTGGTGGAAATGGTGATGACGCTGTCGATGGTGACGGTCAGCGCTGCTTCAGGTCAATGGATTACAAAAACAGGAAAATATAAAAATCTGGCTTTAATCGGATTTGTAATTATGGCGACAGGGATTTTTCTAAATGCAAGATTGACGCCGCAGGCGGATTTGATTGAGATCATTATAAACCTTGTAATTAGCGGAATTGGTTTAGGAATGACGATGCCAATTTTCACATTAACGGTTCAAAATGCGGTGGAACATAAATATCTTGGCGTCGTGACGGCGACGGGACAGTTGTTTAGACAAATTGGCGGAACGGTTGGAGTAGCGATCATGGGCTTCATTATGAGCTCAAAAATGGCTGAACGGTTACAAGGGAGTTCGCTCCCGCTACTGCCTGAGCAACATGCGCTTGGCGGCGAGGAATTGTTAAATCCGCAGTTGTTGATGAGTACCGAGGCGTTGCAAGGGATACATGCGGGACTTCCCGCTGACGCTCAACCCCATTTTGAGCAATTTATTGTCGTTTTACGGGAGGCGCTGAATCATTCGTTGACGCAAGTTTTTCTGTTCACAGGGGTGATCGTGATGCTCTCTTTTGTCGCTACTCTCTTGCTAAAAGAGATTCCGCTGCGGACTTCGAATGAAATGAAACCAGCGTTGGACCCTAATCAGGAGGAAGTTTCCTCCTGATTTAAAACGTGTCAAAGGGAGTTTCGCGGTGGACGTAGAGCTTACTAAATCGGTATAATAGAATTATTGTTATGTAGAGAGAAAGGGGCTTTTCAAGTTGTCCTATCTGCCGTCCAAAGATAAAAAAGAATCGTATGTTAGAGAGCTGTTTAATAATATATCAAAAGGGTACGATCGCACGAATCGAATGATGAGCCTTGGTCGCGATGAAAAGTGGCGGAGGACAGTTGTCAAACGCGCGCGTGTGAAACCCGGCCAGCATGTGTTGGATGTTTGTTGCGGCACAGCAAAACTATCGATGCAGTTGGCGATGGCGGTCGGCTCGCAAGGAAAAGTAACAGGCCTCGATTTTTCAGAAAAGATGATCGAAATTGGCTTGGAAAATATCGTTGATCACCCTCAACGGGGGCAGATTGAGTTGATGCAAGGCAATGCGATGGATTTGCCGTTTGAGGACGAGCAATTCGATGCGGTAACGGTTGCCTGGGGATTACGAAATGTGCCTGAATTGGAAGTCGCCTTGCGTGAGATGATCCGAGTCCTGAAGCCAGGCGGAAAGCTGGTCTCGTTAGACATGTCAAAACCGACCGCACCTGTCTTTAAACAAGCATATTGGGTATATTTCGAAAAGATCGTACCGATTATGGGCCAAGTCGGAGCTGGCAAGAGCGACGCGTATCGTTATTTCTATGAATCAGCGAAACATTTTCCTGATGCCCCTAAATTGACCCAGTTGTTTGCGGAAAATGGTTTGAGAGACGCAAGATATACGAATTTGATGGGTGGAACACTAGCGATTGTAGAGGGAAGAAAATAATAGTATTTGAAAAAAGGATAATATGAGCCGAGGTGGTTCGATGATTGCTTTATCACTTGGGGGATAAAGTTTAAATAGGCCGATGAATCGGCTTATTTTTTTGCAATTTTATGGTTATTAGTGACATTTGCCTAGTGATTTGAATACGCTGATTGGGGAGAGGGAGGAGATGACGAATGGGTAACAAAAACGCGCGAGCGGAGGAGTCCGTTTGTGTAGATGACATCGCCCAGGTTTGTGAGCAACTACGCGCTGAGATCAGAACGACGCAACGGGCGATGATTGATTTGATGTTGTATCTGGATACACATCCGCTCGATCACTCCGCTCGTCAACAATATACCGCTTGGCAATCTCATTGGGCGGGGTTAAAACAAAAATATGAACAATCTTGTGGACCATTGGGTTGGTATGGACCGCGTTGGTGGGAGCGGGCGTTAGGTTACGGATACGATCCGTTAGATGATTGTTTCGAAAATCGGCCTTAATCTATATAGAAAGGAGTTGGCAGCCTTGTGGATTTATGAAGCAAATCTATTGTGTGATGTGGAGGTTACTTATCCCGATCCGCGGCTAGCCCAGTTGTTGATGGCGCAATATGGGGGACCAAATGGGGCGATGGCCGCCGCGATGCAATATTTGAATCAACGTTTTACGATGGAAAACAAGCGAGTCCGACAATTGTTGGTCGATATCGGCACGGAAAAACTGGGTCACTTGGAAATGATCGGCGTCATGATCCGTAAGCTATTGAAGGGACTCTCACCGAAACAGGCACGCGAGTCGGGAATCGCCCAGCATTATGTCGAACATAGAAATGGACTTTTTTATGTAAATCCGAGCGGAAACACGTGGACCGCTGATTATCTGCAACATGTTGGCGAACCCATCGCCGACATCATGTCCAACCTCGCCCTCGAAGCGCGATCAAGAACCATTTACGAAAATCTTATTACGTTGACAGAAGATCCGTGTGTTCAAGACACGCTCCGCTTTTTACGTGAACGTAGCTTAGTCCATGCTGCCCGCTTCCAAGAAGCCCTCTTTATTTTGGGAGAAGGAACATAAATTAAGGCGCCTGATCGTGGAAATCACGGGAACTCGAGCTTGGCGCTCGAAAATTTTGAGCCAGGTCGTGAAATGTGGGCCGAGAGGACGAGGATTTGCGTTGGGTCGGAGCAAATCGGGGAAGTTTGAGTCCAAAGCTCGGAAATACCGCGCTAAATCGTGGAATTCGGGTAGGCAGGTGGAGCGGCCGATCTGAAGATCGCGCGCAGGTCACAAAAATGTACCGCTAGGTCCCAAAATTCGGTCCCAGATTCCAAAAAGTCGTGGTTAGGTTCCAAAATCGCAGCTCCTGCTCCCTTTGTCGGAATGATTTCAAATAAGAAGCCAAGCCGCGCAGCGCGGCGGGCGAGTACACGTAAAAAAGCAGGCGGAGGAAAATTCCTCGCCTGCTTTTGATATTTATTCGATGATTTCGACGGCTTCATCTAATAATTTTTGCGGGATGGTTACGCCAAAGCGCTCCGCCGCTTTTTTATTGATTGTGAGGCCAAGATTTTTTTGTGTTTCAATTGCCATCTCAGCAGGCTCTGCTTCCCCTTTTAAAATGCGGATCGCCATTTCGCCTGTTTGCTTGCCTAGTTCATAGTAGTCAAGTCCGTATGTGATCAAAGCTCCATTTTTAACGGATTCGGATTCTCCCGCAATGACGGGAACTTTCGCTTGTTCAGCGACCATCAACACGGATTCAATCGCGGCAACGACTTTATTATCAGTTGGCACATAGAATGCGTCTACTTTTGGCATAGATTCTGCCGCTTGTTTTACTTCCGAGCTGTTTGAGATCGTTCGTTCTACAATTTCAAAACCAAGTTCCTGCGCATATTCTTTCGCTAGATTCACTTGTAAAATCGAGTTGTCTTCCCCTGAGTTATAAATAATACCAACTGTCTTCGCATCAGGTACAATATCCTTTATAAGAGTCAACTGTTCCTTGATCGGATTCATGTCGGATGTTCCTGTCACGTTTGCTCCAGGCTTGTCCATTGATGCTACTAGCTTCGCGTCAACAGGATCAGTAACCGCTGTAATTAAGATCGGAATCTCCTGCGTTGCTTGCGCGGCCGATTGCGCGGATGGAGTAGCAATTGCCAAAATTAGATCCACCTTATCGCCAACTAACTGTTGGGCAATCGTTGTCGCGTTATTGATATCCCCTTGCGCGTTTTGATAGTTATACTTGACTTGCTCGTCTGTTTTGTATCCATTTTCGGCTAGGGCATCCATAAAGCCTTTTCTCGCCGCGTCTAAAGCAGCGTGCTCTTCAATTTGAATGACACCGACGTTAACTTGTTGTTCACCAGCTTGTTGATCTTGATCGCCTTGATCCGCATTGTCGGAAGGTTGGTTGGTCCCGCCGCATGCGGCTAAGGATAGCGCCAGCGTTGTCCCGATTAAGCCGAGCATCCACTTTTTTACTCTCTTTTTCATGTGAAGATCCTCCTCAATTCATTTCGCGTATTCAATAAATGCCAGCGCTTTATTTAGTGCTGCGCTAAAAAAGCATACTTATAAAGTATCAGAAAATTGAAATTTGCACAATGCTAAATTGATTTTTATCGAAGTTATTGTCAAATTGTGTCGATAAAAGGCGTCACACGCCCTTTGCATAGGGCTATAGTCTCTGGTGAAAGTTAAAGCGCGAAGCGTCGAGTTTCATGCTTCTAAAACGGTTCTGGTATAATGCCATAAGCAGGTGAAATAAAGGGAGTGAAATAGAGAATGCAAAGTGAATTGGGGCAGATGCTCAGCCGCGTTGAAATATTTCAATATTGTACCGAGGAAGAAATTGAACAAGTGGCGGATTTGTTGTTGCCGCGCGAAATTAAACGCAGGGAGATTTTATTTAATGAGGGAGACCCTTGCGAGGTGGTTTACTTTATTCAACAAGGCAGAGTGAAAGTATATAAGACGACGGAAGATGGACGTGAGCAAATTGTCAATTTGCTTGGAAAAGGAGATATATTTCCGCACGTCGGTTGGTATGGAGGCAGTAACTACCCGGCGACCGCGGAATCATTGGAAGACGGGCATTTTTATTTCATGTCAGTGGATAAGTTTGTAAGAGTGTTAGAGAATAATCCGCGTTTAACATTAAAGTTGTTGAAGGAATTCGATGAACAAATACGCGAGTTGCAACGGCGTTTATCCAACGTGTTGAGCGGGGACATGGCGGGCAAAATTTTGAACGTGTTGCACTCGTTAGCGAAGAGTAAGGGGCGGAAAACGGAAGATGGTTACCTGCTAGAAATTGATCTGACCCACCAAGATATTGCGAATATGGTCGGCACCAGCCGCGAAACAGCTAGTAGGGTAATTAGCCAGTTAAGAAAAGAAGGTAAGTTACTCTTAGAACATAAATCTTTGTTAGTAAAAGGGTAAGGGGCGCGTAGGCGGGATGCCATCGCGGCTTGGTTCGGGGCGGTTAGCGAGCTGGCCGTCCCCCGCTCTCATTTAACCCTGTCGCTCTGTAACGGTCCCATCTCCCGTTGCAGCGCGCGAATCGTCGTTTCTCCTTCTGCAGAGGTCGCAACTCCCGTTAGAGCGCTCGCCGACTGCTCTCATTTAACCCTGTCGCTCTGTAACGGTCCCATCTCCCGTTGCAGCGCGCGAATCGTCGTTTTTCCCTCTGTAGAGGTCGCAACTCCCGTTAGAGCGGCCCGCCGACTGCTCTCATTTAACCCTGTTGCTCTGTAACGGTCCCATCTCCCGTTGCAACGCCTGTTTCGCTGTTTTCCCCTCTGCAGAGGTCGCAACTCCCGTTAGAGCGCTCGCCGACTGCTCTCATTTAACCCTGTCGCTCTGTAACGGTCCCATCTCCCGTTGCAGCGCGCGAATCGTCGTTTTTCCCTCTGTAGAGGTCGCAACTCCCGTTAGAGGGCTCGCCGACTGCTCTCATTTAACCCTGTCGCTCTGTAACGGTCCCATCTCCCGCTGCAACGCCTGTTTCGCTGTTTTCCCCTCTGTAGAGGTCGCAACTCTCGTTAGAGCACTCGCCCTCCCCGCGCGCCTTTCCATCTCTCTTTCAACTCCATTGGTATGACGCAGTGGACAAGCGAATATAGATGAATGGAGGTGAACGTTGAGGGGGGAATCAGCTTGGACGGGCAATTTTGGCTCAGTTTTTTGAATATTATTATCATTGATCTCATTTTGAGTGGTGATAACGCCGTCGTCGTTGGGATGGCAAGTCGACGTTTGCCGCCGCCCGAAAGAAAAAAAGCGATTATGTGGGGGACGGTTGGCGCGGTAGGGCTGCGGATTCTGTTCACAGGGATTATTACATGGTTGCTCGGGATTCCTTATTTAAAATTGATCGGCGGCTTTTTATTAATTTGGGTTGCTCTTAAATTGTTAACCCAGCAGGAAGATGTCGCTCAGATAGAGGAAGGTCGCAATCTTTGGGAAGTGATTCGGATCATTGTAATTGCCGATGTGGTGATGAGTTTAGACAATGTGCTGGCGATCGGAAGCGCGGCGAAAGGGAATTTTGGACTCGTGATTTTTGGGCTAATGTTGAGCATTCCTTTGTTAATGTGGGGGAGCGCCGCGATTGCAAAGTGGATGAATGAATATCCGATCCTCGTCTATTTTGGTTCGGGGGTGTTAGTTTTTGTGGCCACATCGATGATGCTGGAAGAACCGCTTTTGATTTCGTATTTGGCGGGGTGGAAGTTACCTTACCTCGACACGCTGATTCCGATTATGGCGACAGGTTTAGCGCTGTTCATAGGAAAGTGGCGGCGAAACAGTTTATTCACCTTTCATCATGTAAAATAATGGATCATTCTTCGGGGCATACTGATAGGAGAATGTGTTTTTTGACCATCAGTGAGGTGTCCATCTAATGAAAGTACTCATACTTACCGAGTCGATCGCGGGAACGGGCCATTATCAAGCAGCAAAAAATGTGGCAAAAGGAATTGCGGCTGTCTATCCGCATGCGCAAATAGAAGTAGACCAATCGTTGACTCATGTTAATCCGTTTCTAGAACGGATGACGAGCAAGCTTTATATGGGAACGATTCAACATGCCGCAAAATTGTGGGGATGGGCTTATCAACGAGAACGTGAATGGAGTTTGTTGACGAAGCAAGCGCTTCGAAAATACATAGCGAGAAAATTGCAACCCTATCTGGAAGAGCGTGGTCCCGATGTCGTCGTTAGCACACATGCTTTTTGCTTAGGGGGACTTGCGGAATTAAAGAAAAAAACGTCAAAGCCGTTTCGACTCGGGGTTGCCTTAACCGATTATTCCGTCAATCCATTTTGGATTCATTCAGAAATTGATCATTATTTTGTAGGAGCGATGGAATTAAAAAGTCGGTTGATCGAT
Encoded proteins:
- the thrS gene encoding threonine--tRNA ligase; this translates as MSVVQVKLKDGSVREVESGINLRDLAGQISSRLKRDSVVGSVNGELTELTTPIMEDCAIELFTTEDEAGMEVLRHSTAHLMAQAIQRLWPDVKLAIGPVIQDGFYYDMAGRTFSSDEFEQIEQEMAKIVKENVKIERQEISRDEALAFFKERDDKYKVEIIEDLPDEETLTLYTQGEFTDLCRGPHVPSTGYLKVFKLMSLSAAYWRGDAKNDSLTRIYGTAWTKKKDLNDYLERLEEARRRDHRRIGREMKIFANAPEVGAGFPLWLPNGAKIRRTLERYIVDLEESLGYHHVYTPVLANADLYRISGHWDHYQEDMFPPMELDNEQFVLRPMNCPHHMMVYKQDKHSYRDLPIRIAELGMMHRYEASGAVSGLQRVRAMTLNDAHIFCRPDQIQEEFSRAVELIERAYKDLNITDYWFRLSYRDPEDKEKYVQNDELWELAQKMLKDAMDTMGLPYKEVEGEAAFYGPKLDVQVKTAIGHDETLSTVQLDFLLPERFELEYIGEDDRPHRPVVIHRGILSTMERLTAYLIEVYEGRFPVWLAPAQVKVLTITSDVDAYAAEVVQQLKRVGIRVELDDRNEKIGYKIRQAQLEKVPYMAVIGRAEAENGQVAVRKRGEGDQGALATQDFVNQVLDAIDSKQ
- a CDS encoding MDR family MFS transporter produces the protein MEHLDTKRKIAIMLSVMSVMLFAALNMTIVGTSLPKIIADIGGMEYFNWVFMIYMLTSSITAILVGKLSDIYGRKVFILIGIWVFIVGQLLCGFSTSIFQLILFRGLAGFGGGMIMSTSFATVGDLFSARERGRWQGFMGSVFGLSSLFGPTLGGYIVDNMDWSWVFWIFLPVGLIAFILIFKLYPKADKKAKEKIDYFGSILLSILILSLLLGFSWAGTVYAWTSWPIIGLFSLTLICLGGFIYVQNKVESPVVPLHLFKNSVVSVSNVVLFLSGMGMFGLIMFVPFYVQGVLGKSATTSGLVEMVMTLSMVTVSAASGQWITKTGKYKNLALIGFVIMATGIFLNARLTPQADLIEIIINLVISGIGLGMTMPIFTLTVQNAVEHKYLGVVTATGQLFRQIGGTVGVAIMGFIMSSKMAERLQGSSLPLLPEQHALGGEELLNPQLLMSTEALQGIHAGLPADAQPHFEQFIVVLREALNHSLTQVFLFTGVIVMLSFVATLLLKEIPLRTSNEMKPALDPNQEEVSS
- a CDS encoding demethylmenaquinone methyltransferase yields the protein MSYLPSKDKKESYVRELFNNISKGYDRTNRMMSLGRDEKWRRTVVKRARVKPGQHVLDVCCGTAKLSMQLAMAVGSQGKVTGLDFSEKMIEIGLENIVDHPQRGQIELMQGNAMDLPFEDEQFDAVTVAWGLRNVPELEVALREMIRVLKPGGKLVSLDMSKPTAPVFKQAYWVYFEKIVPIMGQVGAGKSDAYRYFYESAKHFPDAPKLTQLFAENGLRDARYTNLMGGTLAIVEGRK
- a CDS encoding spore coat protein CotJB; this encodes MGNKNARAEESVCVDDIAQVCEQLRAEIRTTQRAMIDLMLYLDTHPLDHSARQQYTAWQSHWAGLKQKYEQSCGPLGWYGPRWWERALGYGYDPLDDCFENRP
- a CDS encoding manganese catalase family protein, encoding MWIYEANLLCDVEVTYPDPRLAQLLMAQYGGPNGAMAAAMQYLNQRFTMENKRVRQLLVDIGTEKLGHLEMIGVMIRKLLKGLSPKQARESGIAQHYVEHRNGLFYVNPSGNTWTADYLQHVGEPIADIMSNLALEARSRTIYENLITLTEDPCVQDTLRFLRERSLVHAARFQEALFILGEGT
- a CDS encoding ABC transporter substrate-binding protein, with amino-acid sequence MKKRVKKWMLGLIGTTLALSLAACGGTNQPSDNADQGDQDQQAGEQQVNVGVIQIEEHAALDAARKGFMDALAENGYKTDEQVKYNYQNAQGDINNATTIAQQLVGDKVDLILAIATPSAQSAAQATQEIPILITAVTDPVDAKLVASMDKPGANVTGTSDMNPIKEQLTLIKDIVPDAKTVGIIYNSGEDNSILQVNLAKEYAQELGFEIVERTISNSSEVKQAAESMPKVDAFYVPTDNKVVAAIESVLMVAEQAKVPVIAGESESVKNGALITYGLDYYELGKQTGEMAIRILKGEAEPAEMAIETQKNLGLTINKKAAERFGVTIPQKLLDEAVEIIE
- a CDS encoding Crp/Fnr family transcriptional regulator, which translates into the protein MQSELGQMLSRVEIFQYCTEEEIEQVADLLLPREIKRREILFNEGDPCEVVYFIQQGRVKVYKTTEDGREQIVNLLGKGDIFPHVGWYGGSNYPATAESLEDGHFYFMSVDKFVRVLENNPRLTLKLLKEFDEQIRELQRRLSNVLSGDMAGKILNVLHSLAKSKGRKTEDGYLLEIDLTHQDIANMVGTSRETASRVISQLRKEGKLLLEHKSLLVKG
- a CDS encoding TerC family protein gives rise to the protein MDGQFWLSFLNIIIIDLILSGDNAVVVGMASRRLPPPERKKAIMWGTVGAVGLRILFTGIITWLLGIPYLKLIGGFLLIWVALKLLTQQEDVAQIEEGRNLWEVIRIIVIADVVMSLDNVLAIGSAAKGNFGLVIFGLMLSIPLLMWGSAAIAKWMNEYPILVYFGSGVLVFVATSMMLEEPLLISYLAGWKLPYLDTLIPIMATGLALFIGKWRRNSLFTFHHVK